One window of Mangrovibacterium diazotrophicum genomic DNA carries:
- the bglX gene encoding beta-glucosidase BglX, with protein sequence MKANFSASLSAVVLLICFASCVNERKPQDKKNEFITALMNKMSVEEKIAQLNLVTPSAGTGPFKTKRVMEKLKEGSAGNILSVMGSVERIHKTASLADSTRLKIPFFMALDIIHGYKTIFPIPLGLSCSWDTVLIEKTARIAAIEGTAMGYNQTYSPMVDITRDPRWGRVMEGAGEDPYLGSLVARAVVKGYQGDDLTDETSMMACVKHFGLYGASEAGRDYNTTDMSRLTMFQSYLPPYKAAIDAGAGSIMSSFNDIDGIPATANKWLLTDLLRDKWGFTGFVVSDYNCVQELIAHGIAGDYKDAVKKAIDAGLDMDMASEGYSTFLKELLDEGEIKIEEIDQACRRVLEGKYDLGLFEDPYKNYDPEKPAKVTLTDENKEVAKLAVCKSIVLLKNDNNTLPLSKNAKIALIGPSVNDQFEMFSMWSQTGDKQSVITIFDGIQKLNEKVVCADGTFFTDDPDYLKNYGRYEDAEQLQMEKDAIQIAQKSDVIVAVLGESIAMSGEAKSMTDISLPGCQVDLLKKLKATGKPVVLVLLNGRPLTLGDNLQYADAVLEAWRPGTMAGAGLADVLFGNYNPSGKLTMTFPRSLGQIPIYYNHKNTGRPYTEGEKSAFKSRYLDEKNDPLFPFGYGLSYTTFDYSAISLSDTLIAGENNNLVVSVEVSNVGEYAGEETVQLYLNDPVASVVRPVKELKKYHKVFLEPGETQRINFKISPDDLKFYNSNLQWDWESGKFIVYVGTDSEEVKTASFVWKK encoded by the coding sequence ATGAAAGCAAATTTTTCTGCGTCATTATCGGCAGTTGTGTTACTAATCTGTTTTGCCTCTTGTGTTAACGAACGAAAACCGCAGGACAAAAAGAACGAGTTCATCACGGCGTTAATGAATAAAATGTCGGTTGAAGAGAAAATCGCTCAACTAAATCTGGTGACGCCTTCTGCGGGAACAGGACCTTTTAAAACCAAGAGAGTCATGGAAAAACTAAAGGAAGGATCTGCTGGAAATATTTTATCAGTGATGGGATCCGTCGAAAGGATTCATAAAACAGCATCTCTCGCTGATAGTACCAGATTGAAAATTCCCTTCTTCATGGCTCTTGATATAATTCATGGCTATAAAACAATCTTCCCGATTCCCCTCGGGTTGTCTTGCTCCTGGGATACCGTTCTTATTGAGAAAACTGCTAGAATCGCCGCTATCGAGGGGACGGCAATGGGCTATAATCAAACCTATTCTCCCATGGTGGATATTACCAGAGATCCTCGTTGGGGGCGTGTAATGGAAGGTGCAGGTGAAGACCCTTATCTGGGAAGTCTCGTTGCGCGGGCAGTTGTTAAAGGCTATCAAGGGGATGACTTGACTGACGAAACCTCGATGATGGCTTGTGTAAAGCATTTTGGTCTGTATGGAGCTTCTGAAGCGGGACGAGATTATAATACTACGGACATGAGCAGGCTAACCATGTTTCAATCTTACCTTCCACCATACAAAGCCGCTATAGACGCAGGGGCTGGTAGCATCATGTCATCGTTTAATGATATTGACGGGATCCCCGCTACAGCTAACAAGTGGTTGCTTACGGATTTATTACGTGATAAATGGGGCTTTACTGGTTTTGTTGTTAGTGACTACAACTGTGTTCAGGAATTAATTGCCCATGGCATAGCCGGTGATTATAAAGACGCAGTAAAAAAAGCAATAGATGCTGGTCTGGATATGGATATGGCCAGCGAAGGTTATTCGACCTTTTTAAAAGAATTATTGGATGAAGGTGAGATTAAAATAGAGGAAATCGATCAGGCTTGTAGGAGAGTTTTGGAAGGGAAATATGATCTGGGACTATTCGAAGATCCGTATAAAAACTATGATCCGGAAAAACCAGCAAAAGTCACATTGACTGACGAAAATAAAGAAGTCGCAAAGCTGGCGGTATGTAAATCAATTGTCTTGCTGAAAAATGATAATAACACGTTGCCTTTAAGCAAGAATGCTAAAATCGCATTAATCGGACCCTCTGTTAATGACCAGTTTGAAATGTTCAGTATGTGGTCTCAAACAGGGGACAAGCAAAGCGTTATAACGATATTTGACGGGATTCAAAAACTGAATGAAAAGGTAGTTTGTGCAGATGGTACATTTTTTACCGATGATCCGGATTATTTAAAAAACTACGGACGGTATGAGGATGCAGAACAGCTGCAAATGGAAAAAGACGCCATTCAAATAGCCCAAAAATCAGATGTTATCGTAGCTGTATTAGGAGAGTCTATCGCGATGTCAGGAGAAGCGAAATCAATGACCGATATATCGCTTCCCGGTTGTCAGGTAGACTTGTTGAAAAAATTGAAAGCTACCGGAAAACCAGTCGTCCTGGTGTTACTCAATGGGCGGCCGCTTACATTGGGAGATAACCTCCAATATGCAGATGCTGTTTTGGAGGCATGGCGACCAGGAACAATGGCCGGAGCTGGCTTGGCTGACGTATTGTTTGGCAATTATAACCCCTCGGGTAAGCTAACCATGACGTTCCCGAGATCACTAGGACAGATTCCTATTTATTATAACCATAAGAATACAGGAAGACCATATACAGAAGGAGAGAAAAGTGCTTTTAAATCCCGTTATCTCGATGAAAAGAATGATCCGCTATTTCCTTTTGGCTATGGACTCAGTTATACAACTTTCGATTACAGTGCCATTTCTTTAAGTGATACATTGATTGCAGGGGAGAATAACAATTTGGTTGTTAGCGTTGAAGTTTCAAATGTTGGGGAATATGCAGGAGAAGAAACGGTCCAGTTGTATTTAAATGACCCGGTTGCTTCAGTTGTTCGCCCAGTGAAGGAACTGAAAAAATATCATAAAGTATTTTTAGAA
- the uidA gene encoding beta-glucuronidase, with protein sequence MKLKSTFLLLSLLIGMEMFASDFKIADPKDIALRPIQNSQRNILDLSGVWKFKKDSTNIGEQEYWFKGLTDYRSIAVPGSWNEQFSDMRDYMDWVWYETETYVPSSWKGQHIFIRVNDATYAAKIWINGKPVGYHEGCHLPFAFDISSFINWDESNRIVIQVENQLSPDRVPTGNVSGGSFESFPKANYDFFPYAGLNRSVLLYSVPTDRIKDITVIPGLEEKMGLMDIVVETTDKAAKGKVIILGDDKNIEAPFKVKNGKAVVSIKIPNVRMWDLNDPFLYSVKVILGDDRDIKDQYELKTGVRTVSVDDKQILLNGKPIFLKGFGKHEDFPVLGRSSSNSLVVKDLELMKWVGANCYRTTHYPYDEENYYLADQEGFLIIGETPGVGLYFTGDKEQLDKRQAAMKRYIEEMILRDKNHPSIVMWCVANEPNEIAQLGQATIIAKEEKEQAYLEFEKLFTQVREMDKTRLVSYVGVMMGPTNWFALTDVICINRYWGWYSTPGNIEQGAKTISLEIDRLHRKFNKPVMVTEFGADAYAGFHSDQPEMFTEEYQKELIKAYLDVADSKDFVTGMLVWNFADFKTSQNLIRFGGYNLKGVFTRDRRPKMAAHYLRERWTEHKD encoded by the coding sequence ATGAAATTGAAATCTACATTTTTATTGTTGTCTCTTTTAATTGGAATGGAGATGTTTGCCTCAGATTTTAAAATTGCAGATCCTAAGGATATTGCTCTTCGACCAATTCAAAATAGCCAAAGGAATATTCTGGACTTATCCGGAGTTTGGAAATTTAAAAAAGATTCCACCAATATTGGTGAACAGGAATATTGGTTCAAGGGACTAACCGACTATCGTTCAATTGCAGTACCTGGCAGTTGGAACGAACAATTCTCAGACATGCGTGATTACATGGACTGGGTTTGGTATGAAACTGAAACTTACGTCCCTTCCAGTTGGAAAGGACAACATATATTTATCCGCGTCAATGATGCAACTTATGCTGCCAAGATTTGGATTAATGGCAAACCGGTTGGTTATCATGAAGGATGTCATCTTCCTTTTGCATTCGATATTAGTTCTTTTATAAATTGGGATGAATCCAACAGGATTGTTATTCAAGTTGAAAATCAACTTTCACCGGACCGTGTCCCGACCGGAAATGTTTCCGGAGGGTCATTCGAAAGCTTCCCAAAAGCGAATTACGACTTTTTCCCTTATGCAGGTTTGAATCGCTCCGTATTACTTTATTCTGTCCCAACAGATCGAATCAAAGATATTACTGTAATCCCTGGTTTGGAGGAGAAAATGGGCTTGATGGATATCGTAGTTGAAACGACCGATAAAGCCGCAAAAGGGAAAGTGATCATATTGGGAGACGATAAGAACATAGAGGCTCCCTTTAAAGTGAAAAACGGGAAAGCAGTAGTGAGTATAAAGATTCCAAACGTTCGAATGTGGGATTTGAACGATCCCTTTCTTTATTCGGTGAAAGTTATCTTGGGAGATGATCGTGATATCAAGGATCAGTATGAGTTGAAAACCGGCGTTCGTACGGTCAGCGTTGATGATAAACAAATTCTACTAAATGGTAAGCCGATATTTTTGAAAGGGTTTGGGAAGCATGAAGATTTCCCGGTATTAGGTCGTTCCAGCTCAAATTCACTTGTTGTAAAAGACTTGGAACTGATGAAGTGGGTAGGTGCCAATTGTTATCGAACAACACATTACCCATATGATGAAGAGAACTACTACCTGGCAGATCAAGAAGGTTTCTTAATCATTGGAGAAACACCAGGAGTTGGTTTATACTTCACGGGAGATAAAGAACAACTAGACAAGAGACAAGCGGCGATGAAACGATACATTGAGGAAATGATCCTTCGAGATAAAAATCATCCCTCCATTGTTATGTGGTGTGTCGCTAATGAGCCGAATGAGATTGCTCAATTAGGACAGGCAACGATCATCGCGAAAGAAGAAAAAGAGCAAGCATATCTTGAATTTGAGAAATTGTTTACCCAGGTTCGCGAGATGGACAAAACTCGTTTGGTGAGCTATGTCGGTGTAATGATGGGACCGACCAATTGGTTTGCACTGACAGATGTAATCTGTATTAACCGTTATTGGGGCTGGTACTCAACACCCGGAAATATTGAACAGGGGGCGAAAACCATCAGTTTAGAAATTGACAGACTCCACCGAAAGTTCAACAAACCGGTTATGGTAACAGAATTTGGAGCTGATGCATATGCCGGATTTCATAGTGACCAACCGGAAATGTTTACAGAGGAGTATCAAAAGGAATTGATAAAAGCATACCTGGATGTGGCAGATTCCAAAGATTTTGTTACCGGTATGCTTGTCTGGAACTTTGCGGATTTTAAGACCAGCCAAAACTTGATTCGTTTTGGTGGCTATAATCTCAAAGGAGTGTTCACACGGGATCGTCGACCCAAAATGGCCGCTCATTACTTAAGAGAAAGATGGACAGAACATAAGGATTAA